One window of the Vicinamibacterales bacterium genome contains the following:
- the truA gene encoding tRNA pseudouridine(38-40) synthase TruA encodes MTRTLKLVLAYDGTSLVGWQRQAEGLSVQFLLEAGLAAIEGAPVTVVGAGRTDAGVHALGQVASCRLEHPIPAETLRRALNARLPGEVRVLDVESMPETFHARYSALRKTYRYLVLNAGIVPPFVGRYVWHVPSVLDVSRMAEAARLLEGAHDFAALQGAGSAVKNTTRELAGVSVSQTNVGRVFGEALAGGESMGAARVVVFEMTGNGFLRHMVRNAVGSLVEIGHGHREPAWLGEVLRSRDRTLAGPTAPAAGLFLVRVDY; translated from the coding sequence ATGACCCGTACCCTGAAGCTCGTGCTCGCCTACGACGGAACCTCGCTCGTGGGATGGCAACGACAGGCAGAGGGTCTGTCCGTCCAGTTCCTCCTCGAGGCGGGCCTGGCCGCCATCGAGGGCGCACCGGTCACCGTGGTTGGTGCGGGACGAACCGATGCCGGCGTGCACGCGCTCGGGCAGGTGGCCAGCTGCCGGCTGGAGCATCCGATTCCGGCCGAGACGCTGCGTCGCGCCCTCAACGCCAGGCTGCCCGGCGAAGTCCGGGTCCTGGACGTCGAATCGATGCCCGAGACCTTCCATGCGCGGTACTCGGCACTGCGCAAGACCTACCGGTATCTCGTCCTCAACGCCGGGATCGTGCCGCCCTTCGTCGGGCGTTACGTCTGGCACGTCCCCTCGGTGCTCGACGTGTCCCGCATGGCCGAAGCTGCCCGCCTGCTCGAAGGTGCTCACGACTTTGCCGCCCTTCAGGGTGCGGGCAGTGCCGTCAAGAACACCACGCGCGAGCTGGCCGGCGTTTCGGTGAGCCAGACCAACGTGGGGCGGGTGTTCGGTGAGGCCCTGGCCGGCGGGGAGTCGATGGGCGCGGCACGTGTCGTGGTGTTCGAAATGACGGGAAACGGGTTCCTGCGCCACATGGTGCGCAACGCCGTTGGCAGCCTGGTCGAGATCGGCCACGGCCACCGCGAGCCCGCCTGGCTGGGCGAGGTTCTCCGCTCGAGAGACCGTACGCTCGCCGGCCCGACCGCGCCGGCCGCCGGCCTGTTCCTGGTCCGCGTCGACTACTGA
- the pyrE gene encoding orotate phosphoribosyltransferase, which produces MNRDDLLDLFRRCSALLEGHFRLSSGLHSPGYLQCALVLQHPQHAATLGAALADHVRELRPATVLSPALGGLIIAHEVARALGARAIFAEREDGALRLRRGFSFTEAERVVVVEDVVTTGGSTRETIQVATAAGAQVMAATSIVDRSGRTARLDVPLFSLLELSLPTYDPSACPLCAQGVPISKPGSRQMSVPHQA; this is translated from the coding sequence ATGAACCGTGACGATCTGCTCGACCTGTTCCGTCGCTGCTCCGCGCTGCTCGAAGGCCATTTCCGCCTGTCGTCGGGGCTTCACAGCCCGGGCTATCTTCAGTGCGCGCTCGTGTTGCAGCATCCACAGCATGCGGCGACGCTCGGTGCCGCACTGGCCGATCACGTCCGGGAGTTGCGCCCCGCGACCGTCCTGTCGCCGGCGCTCGGCGGGTTGATCATCGCCCACGAGGTGGCGCGAGCGCTCGGGGCGCGTGCCATATTCGCGGAACGCGAGGACGGGGCACTTCGGCTCCGTCGCGGATTCAGCTTCACGGAGGCCGAACGCGTCGTCGTCGTCGAAGACGTGGTGACCACCGGTGGCTCCACCCGCGAGACGATTCAGGTGGCCACGGCAGCGGGCGCCCAGGTGATGGCAGCCACCTCGATCGTGGACCGCAGCGGGCGGACCGCCAGGCTGGATGTGCCGCTGTTCTCGCTCCTGGAGCTGTCCCTTCCAACATACGATCCGAGCGCGTGCCCATTGTGCGCGCAGGGTGTGCCCATCTCGAAGCCGGGATCGCGCCAGATGTCGGTGCCGCACCAAGCGTAG